The following are from one region of the Procambarus clarkii isolate CNS0578487 chromosome 52, FALCON_Pclarkii_2.0, whole genome shotgun sequence genome:
- the LOC123763498 gene encoding merozoite surface protein 2-like encodes MIENGQQATTENGQQATTENGQQATTENGQQATTENGLQATTENGLQATTENGLQATTENGLQATTENGQQATTENGLQATTENGLQATTENGLQATTENGQQATTENGLQATTENGLQATTENGLQATTENGLQATTENRLQATTENRLQATTENGLQATTENVVQAEYE; translated from the coding sequence ATGATAGAGAATGGTCAACAAGCCACAACCGAGAATGGTCAACAAGCCACAACCGAGAATGGTCAACAAGCCACAACCGAGAATGGTCAACAAGCCACAACCGAGAATGGTCTACAAGCCACAACTGAAAATGGCCTACAAGCCACAACTGAAAATGGCCTACAAGCCACAACCGAGAATGGCCTACAAGCCACAACCGAGAATGGTCAACAAGCCACAACTGAAAATGGCCTACAAGCCACAACTGAAAATGGCCTACAAGCCACAACCGAGAATGGCCTACAAGCCACAACCGAGAATGGTCAACAAGCCACAACTGAAAATGGCCTACAAGCCACAACTGAAAATGGCCTACAAGCCACAACCGAGAATGGCCTACAAGCCACAACCGAGAATGGCCTACAAGCCACAACCGAGAATAGACTACAAGCCACAACCGAGAATAGACTACAAGCCACAACCGAGAATGGCCTACAAGCCACAACAGAGAATGTTGTGCAGGCCGAATATGAATAa